In Silene latifolia isolate original U9 population chromosome X, ASM4854445v1, whole genome shotgun sequence, the following proteins share a genomic window:
- the LOC141621684 gene encoding uncharacterized protein LOC141621684 has translation MITMLSQTPKVRQYDATARFFEAKLERGQKVGPHVLKMVEFVDILERLGYKIPKTFVVDRILHSLPTKFAHFRLNYNMNGMDKSYHEIHALLTQAERNMEARGSEKRDVLTMKLKNMSLGVKKGKGKEKYQFKKSSKKHNKGKGKAVENGNPKAKSVKLSEAECFHCNGKGHYRRSCRKNLEDLKEGRVMPIGMISSLYVIDGNYACTSTWVLDTGCGSHLCNHLQGLRDVRALAKGDVDHRMGNGARVAAVSVGTYVLTLASGLELYLNKCYFVPTLTKNIISISALDAEGFCFMIKDNSYTFSLNDVVYGKVI, from the coding sequence atgattactatgctttcacaaacacctaaagtccgtcaatacgatgcgacggcacgcttctttgaagctaagcttgagaggggccaaaaggttggcccccatgtactcaaaatggtcgaatttgtcgacatcctagagcgtctagggtataagattcctaagacttttgtggtggatcgtatcctccactcacttcccaccaagtttgcccactttaggttgaactacaacatgaatggcatggataagagttatcatgaaattcatgcactcctcacccaagcggagaggaaTATGGAAGCTAGAGGGAGTGAAAAAAgggatgttctaaccatgaagttaaagaacatgtcccttggagttaagaaaggaaaagggaaggaaaagtaccaattcaagaaatcgtcaaagaaacataacaagggaaaggggaaggccgttgagaatggcaatcccaaggcaaaaagtgtcaaactctctgaggccgaatgtttccattgtaatgggaaggggcattataggaggagttgtcgcAAAAACTtagaggatctcaaggaagggcgtgtgatgcctattggtatgatttcctctctctatgtgatagacggtaattatgcttgcacttccacttgggtacttgataccggatgtggctctcacctttgtaatcatttgcagggtttaagggatgtgcgagcactagcaaaaggtgatgtggatcaccgcatgggcaatggagctagagtagcggccgtttccgtggggacctatgtgctcactttagctagtggtctagagttgtatttaaataaatgttattttgtaccaaccttaaccaagaacatcatctccatttccgcgttagacgcggaaggcttttgttttatgattaaggacaatagttatactttttcattaaatgatgtggtttatggcaaggtcatttaa